From Eschrichtius robustus isolate mEscRob2 chromosome 7, mEscRob2.pri, whole genome shotgun sequence, a single genomic window includes:
- the LRRC18 gene encoding leucine-rich repeat-containing protein 18, which translates to MAKGGKGPKGKKITLSVAKNCIKVTFDGKKRLDLSKMGITTFPKCILRLSDVDELNLSRNMIRKIPDSISKFQNLRWLDLHSNYIDKLPESIGQMTSLLYLNVSNNRLTTNGLPVELNQLKNIRTVNFGLNHLDRVPTALGALKELHEVGLHDNLLSTIPNSISKLPKLKKLNTKRNPFPKPEEPDTFIDSVKRLDNLYLVEEKDLCGPCLRKCQQAQDKLNKIKSMATAAPRRAIFSSLVSPNSMAKESQEDWR; encoded by the coding sequence ATGGCCAAGGGCGGGAAAGGCCCCAAGGGTAAAAAGATCACCCTCAGTGTGGCCAAGAATTGCATCAAGGTCACATTTGATGGGAAGAAACGCCTTGACTTGAGCAAGATGGGAATTACCACCTTTCCCAAGTGTATTCTGCGACTCAGTGATGTAGACGAGCTCAACCTTAGCCGGAATATGATCAGGAAGATTCCTGACTCAATCTCCAAGTTCCAGAACCTGCGGTGGCTGGACTTGCACAGCAACTACATTGACAAGCTCCCTGAGTCCATCGGCCAGATGACCTCTCTGCTCTACCTCAATGTCAGCAACAACAGGCTGACCACCAATGGGCTGCCTGTGGAGCTCAATCAGCTCAAGAATATCCGCACTGTGAATTTTGGTCTGAACCATCTGGACCGCGTGCCCACCGCGCTAGGCGCTCTGAAGGAGCTCCACGAGGTGGGGCTCCATGACAACCTGCTGAGCACCATCCCCAACAGCATCTCCAAGCTCCCCAAGCTGAAAAAGCTCAACACAAAGCGAAACCCCTTTCCCAAGCCAGAGGAGCCGGATACGTTCATAGATTCCGTCAAGAGGCTGGACAACCTATATCTGGTGGAGGAGAAGGATCTATGTGGGCCTTGCCTGAGAAAATGCCAACAGGCCCAGGACAAGCTGAACAAAATCAAAAGCATGGCCACGGCGGCACCGAGAAGGGCCATCTTTTCCAGTTTGGTCTCACCCAACTCCATGGCCAAGGAATCCCAGGAAGATTGGAGGTGA